One genomic window of Anaplasma centrale str. Israel includes the following:
- a CDS encoding adenylosuccinate synthase, with protein MANIVVVGLQWGDEGKGKIVDWLSVGADAVVRFQGGNNAGHTVVADGRVYKLSLLPTSVLRQNKLSMIGSGVALDPYAFVREVESLRDSNIFLGPENLYLSESCPLVLSVHRDADSIMEEMRGDESIGTTHMGIGPCYEDKVGRRAIRLCDLLDEPSLRDKVQCLLSYHNLLRRATNRREVSPGEITDELVRIAPQVLPFMKPVPKIISNLIKQGKTILFEGAQGALLDVDHGTYPYVTSSNTVAGYVQVGCGVGVLGNTRVLGLAKAYTTRVGNGPFTTEQVGTVGDTMFERGKEVGTVTNRVRRCGWFDAVSVRQAVLSSGASEMVLTKLDVLDTIGEIKICTGYRCGEASYDHLPAASHIQNRLEPVYETLPGWCTSTLGTISKGDLPENAMSYISRLEELVGIPISLVSTGPERGHIVAMNT; from the coding sequence ATGGCAAACATAGTGGTAGTGGGACTACAGTGGGGAGATGAGGGTAAGGGCAAGATTGTAGATTGGCTATCTGTGGGTGCCGATGCGGTAGTAAGGTTCCAGGGGGGCAACAACGCCGGGCATACAGTAGTTGCAGATGGCAGGGTGTACAAGCTGAGTCTTTTGCCGACATCCGTGTTGCGGCAGAATAAGCTGTCAATGATAGGTAGTGGGGTAGCGCTGGATCCCTATGCGTTCGTTCGGGAGGTAGAAAGCCTGAGGGATAGTAACATATTCCTTGGCCCAGAAAACCTGTATTTGTCCGAGTCGTGCCCGCTGGTTCTCAGTGTGCACAGGGACGCGGACTCGATAATGGAGGAAATGCGCGGAGACGAGTCCATAGGCACAACGCACATGGGAATCGGTCCTTGCTACGAAGACAAAGTCGGTAGGAGAGCAATCAGGCTGTGTGACTTGTTGGATGAACCCTCGCTCCGCGACAAGGTACAGTGTCTGCTGTCTTACCATAATTTACTAAGGAGAGCCACGAACCGACGGGAAGTTTCTCCGGGTGAGATTACGGATGAATTGGTACGTATTGCCCCGCAGGTTCTGCCATTTATGAAGCCCGTACCAAAGATCATCAGTAACCTAATCAAGCAAGGCAAGACCATACTATTCGAAGGTGCGCAGGGTGCATTGCTTGATGTTGATCACGGCACATACCCCTACGTGACATCCAGTAATACGGTGGCAGGTTACGTGCAGGTGGGGTGCGGAGTAGGTGTCCTAGGGAATACACGAGTTCTTGGGCTTGCAAAGGCCTACACGACCAGGGTTGGTAATGGGCCCTTTACCACGGAGCAAGTTGGAACAGTTGGTGATACTATGTTCGAGCGAGGCAAGGAAGTGGGTACTGTGACTAATCGTGTGAGAAGGTGCGGTTGGTTTGATGCGGTATCCGTGCGGCAAGCCGTTCTCTCTTCCGGTGCATCTGAGATGGTGCTGACCAAACTAGATGTACTGGACACAATCGGCGAGATCAAGATATGCACTGGGTACAGATGTGGCGAGGCATCATATGACCATCTCCCTGCCGCATCACATATACAGAATAGACTTGAACCTGTGTACGAAACTTTACCGGGATGGTGCACCAGTACATTAGGGACCATCTCCAAGGGTGATCTTCCAGAAAATGCTATGTCGTACATTAGCAGACTAGAGGAACTTGTTGGGATACCAATAAGCTTGGTATCAACCGGGCCGGAGAGGGGCCATATAGTGGCAATGAATACCTAG
- a CDS encoding OmpA family protein, with product MLHRWLALCLLASLAVTGCELFNKEKVNIDIGGVPLSAGRVEKVYFDFNKYEIKGSGKKVLLGLVERMKADKMSTLLIVGHTDSRGTEEYNLALGERRANAVKEFILGCDRSLSPRISTQSRGKAEPEILVYSSDFKEAEKAHAQNRRVVLIMECQHAASPKKARVSRWPFSFGRSSATQQDNGGGTVAAGSPGEDAPAEVVEPEETQEAGE from the coding sequence ATGCTGCATCGTTGGTTGGCTCTGTGCTTGTTGGCATCGCTTGCCGTGACAGGTTGTGAGCTTTTCAATAAGGAAAAGGTTAATATAGACATCGGTGGCGTGCCTTTGAGCGCTGGAAGGGTGGAGAAGGTTTATTTTGACTTTAACAAATATGAGATCAAGGGTTCCGGCAAGAAGGTGTTGCTGGGCTTAGTGGAGCGAATGAAGGCGGACAAGATGTCTACCCTGCTGATCGTCGGGCATACGGACTCTAGAGGCACGGAGGAGTACAATCTGGCTCTGGGCGAGAGGAGGGCGAATGCTGTTAAGGAGTTCATACTGGGATGCGATAGGTCGCTGTCCCCCAGAATATCCACCCAATCTAGGGGCAAGGCGGAGCCGGAAATTCTGGTGTACTCTAGTGACTTTAAGGAGGCCGAAAAGGCGCACGCACAAAACCGTAGAGTTGTACTCATTATGGAGTGTCAGCATGCTGCATCTCCTAAAAAGGCCAGGGTTTCCAGATGGCCATTCAGTTTCGGTCGGAGTAGCGCAACGCAGCAGGACAATGGCGGCGGCACCGTTGCTGCTGGTAGCCCCGGCGAAGATGCTCCAGCAGAAGTAGTGGAACCGGAAGAGACACAGGAGGCTGGTGAGTAA
- a CDS encoding metallocarboxypeptidase encodes MKHYRFLEQVFARVCHIAGAVRVLHSDDSDFDCKVGRICTLREVVQEIVDSEVVAEAVDSALANKGQLGDWEVANLHCMSRMYRRLRGLPVDLVSSLIRAKVACRARWVLFCQGDESVHSVLEDLADVVKLSSEVAAIKAEDLGAASKYDVMLGAYDGDLTTKKMDEVFTDMGAFFRQFAGEVMSRQGNSEGHPAKIVASDKQAALHRHIAEAIGGGMLEAVCAHRKMGLLSEEGVAGSVRSTNGCGEECDYRLALRDALENTGKFLYCSNLPQKWKHQPVGGCPGGIMYEAQGLLMSCHLLRDRGFISFILPAMRKFFSIRGKAADVDSIYSHLTEVQPNMLLGKSDEVSSLAHIMLRYALEKEIINDDLKVSDLPDAWAQGMRYYFDSVPSDDREGFMQDDYWVSGIFGYVPCRVVASVAASQIFSAIKNNRVDVCGGIESGDFSGIIGWLSKHVYSHGGRYSSTTLLKKITGKRVDVDSYKDYLIGRYLSM; translated from the coding sequence ATGAAACATTACAGGTTTTTGGAACAGGTGTTCGCTAGGGTGTGCCACATTGCTGGTGCTGTTAGAGTCCTCCATTCAGATGACTCAGACTTCGATTGCAAAGTTGGCAGGATATGCACCCTAAGGGAAGTGGTGCAAGAGATTGTGGATAGTGAGGTAGTCGCGGAGGCGGTAGATTCTGCGCTTGCAAACAAGGGGCAGCTCGGAGATTGGGAAGTTGCGAACCTCCATTGCATGAGCAGGATGTACAGACGCCTCAGAGGGTTGCCTGTGGATCTTGTCAGTTCCTTGATAAGGGCCAAGGTTGCTTGTAGGGCGCGGTGGGTGCTGTTTTGCCAAGGAGACGAGTCCGTACATAGCGTGCTGGAAGACCTTGCCGATGTTGTGAAGCTGTCTTCAGAGGTTGCTGCCATAAAGGCTGAGGATTTGGGAGCTGCGAGCAAATATGATGTCATGCTCGGCGCTTACGATGGGGATCTTACCACCAAGAAGATGGATGAGGTCTTTACCGACATGGGGGCATTTTTCCGGCAGTTTGCGGGAGAAGTTATGAGTAGGCAGGGCAACAGTGAGGGTCATCCCGCGAAGATTGTTGCTAGTGACAAGCAGGCTGCCTTGCACAGACACATCGCCGAAGCCATTGGAGGAGGGATGCTTGAGGCTGTGTGCGCGCACAGAAAGATGGGTCTATTGAGCGAGGAAGGGGTTGCTGGCAGCGTCAGGAGCACTAATGGTTGTGGCGAAGAATGTGATTACAGACTCGCCTTGAGGGATGCGTTGGAAAATACGGGGAAGTTTTTGTATTGCTCAAACCTGCCTCAGAAGTGGAAACACCAGCCAGTGGGTGGCTGCCCTGGAGGCATAATGTATGAGGCCCAGGGGTTGTTGATGTCTTGTCACCTACTGAGGGATAGGGGGTTTATCTCATTTATCCTTCCCGCTATGAGGAAATTTTTCTCCATTAGGGGAAAGGCAGCTGATGTTGACAGCATATACTCCCACCTCACCGAGGTTCAGCCTAATATGCTGCTTGGGAAGTCGGATGAAGTCAGTTCCCTTGCGCATATCATGCTGCGATATGCACTAGAAAAAGAAATAATAAACGACGATTTGAAAGTAAGTGATTTACCAGATGCCTGGGCTCAAGGCATGAGATACTATTTCGATTCTGTGCCTTCCGATGACAGGGAAGGGTTCATGCAGGATGACTACTGGGTCAGTGGGATTTTTGGCTATGTGCCTTGTAGAGTGGTTGCATCGGTTGCAGCGTCGCAAATTTTTTCTGCAATTAAAAACAACAGGGTGGACGTTTGTGGCGGGATAGAAAGCGGTGACTTTTCTGGGATTATCGGCTGGCTCAGCAAGCATGTGTATTCTCATGGAGGAAGGTACAGCAGTACCACGCTGCTGAAGAAGATTACTGGAAAAAGAGTCGATGTGGATTCATACAAAGATTACCTCATCGGCAGGTACCTCAGTATGTAG
- the tkt gene encoding transketolase has protein sequence MGYDSYQVMANAVRLLSVDAIQNAASGHPGMPLGMADVATVLFSKFLRFSASCPSWFDRDRLVLSNGHGSMLMYSIMHLVGYIGIDDIKRFRQLHSVTPGHPEYGCTAGVEVTTGPLGQGLGCAVGFAIAERMFSQRFGADLINHHTYAVVGDGCLMEGISHEAASLAGHLGLGNLIVLFDDNGISIDGSTSLATSDDVRARFAAYGWDVWEVNGHDFGEIERAIRAARGSGSRPSIICCKTVIGKFMSPKAGTAAAHSWPFSPEDAQEFRDAIGWKGERFEIPEEARTLWDAVRARAELECELWMKKFAGCEGYRALNEMLSDGVPSGVIDELDSLKNTFCETCSAEATRKSFGRVLEFLATRTHKLVGGSSDLTSSNSTKASSMRVVNSENFDASYVHYGVREHAMAACMNGMALHGGIIPYGGTFLVFSDYCRPAIRLSALMGVQVIYVMTHDSIGVGEDGPTHQPVEHLASLRAIPNLYVFRPADAVEVLECWEIALKLTKSPSLFALSRQNVGFNRARYSRDNLASRGAYVMREYEGDFKVTIFATGSEVDVALGAREILQDHGIGTRVVSMPCWRIFDEQNAEYIADLLGNGSLKVAVEAACSLGWHKYLGEGGVFIGLDRFGASGKCGDLYRHFGITKENVADTILARLR, from the coding sequence ATGGGATACGACTCATACCAGGTGATGGCGAATGCGGTTAGGCTTCTATCTGTGGATGCCATACAAAATGCTGCTTCAGGGCATCCCGGAATGCCGCTGGGTATGGCTGACGTTGCCACTGTGCTGTTTTCGAAGTTTCTGCGGTTCAGCGCAAGCTGCCCGTCCTGGTTTGATAGAGATAGGCTGGTCCTCTCCAATGGGCACGGTTCCATGCTTATGTACTCAATAATGCACTTGGTTGGGTACATTGGGATTGATGACATAAAACGTTTTAGGCAGTTGCATTCAGTAACTCCCGGTCACCCGGAGTATGGTTGCACTGCGGGTGTCGAGGTAACCACAGGCCCACTTGGTCAGGGCCTTGGATGCGCTGTGGGTTTTGCCATTGCTGAGCGCATGTTTTCCCAGAGGTTCGGCGCTGATCTTATTAATCATCACACATATGCCGTAGTTGGGGATGGCTGTTTAATGGAGGGAATCAGTCACGAGGCTGCTTCCCTGGCCGGACACCTTGGTCTGGGTAACCTGATTGTCCTGTTTGACGACAATGGCATCTCAATAGATGGGAGCACCAGCTTGGCGACTTCTGATGATGTGCGTGCCAGGTTTGCTGCATACGGATGGGATGTGTGGGAAGTTAATGGGCACGATTTTGGCGAGATTGAGCGTGCAATTAGGGCGGCTAGGGGGTCAGGCAGCAGACCATCTATAATTTGCTGCAAGACGGTCATAGGTAAATTTATGTCTCCTAAGGCGGGGACCGCTGCGGCGCACAGCTGGCCGTTTTCTCCGGAGGATGCCCAAGAGTTTCGGGATGCTATAGGGTGGAAGGGCGAGAGATTTGAGATTCCTGAAGAGGCTAGGACCCTGTGGGATGCAGTCAGGGCGAGAGCCGAGCTGGAATGTGAGTTGTGGATGAAAAAGTTTGCTGGTTGTGAGGGATACAGGGCACTTAACGAAATGCTTTCAGATGGCGTGCCAAGCGGCGTTATAGACGAGCTTGATTCCCTAAAAAACACATTTTGCGAGACGTGTTCCGCTGAAGCGACCAGAAAATCCTTCGGTAGGGTCTTGGAATTCCTGGCAACGAGAACGCACAAGCTTGTCGGGGGATCGTCCGATCTTACTTCCTCCAACAGCACCAAAGCATCTTCCATGCGGGTGGTAAATTCCGAAAATTTTGACGCGTCCTATGTGCATTACGGAGTAAGAGAACACGCAATGGCTGCGTGTATGAATGGTATGGCGCTTCACGGAGGTATAATACCCTATGGAGGGACATTTCTGGTTTTTTCTGATTATTGCAGACCTGCTATAAGGTTGTCTGCGCTGATGGGAGTGCAAGTTATATATGTAATGACCCACGACTCCATAGGCGTAGGGGAAGATGGCCCCACCCATCAGCCTGTGGAACATCTTGCCTCCCTGCGTGCTATACCCAATCTGTACGTTTTTAGACCTGCGGACGCGGTTGAGGTTTTAGAATGCTGGGAGATAGCACTAAAACTCACCAAATCACCGTCGCTATTTGCATTATCGAGGCAGAATGTGGGCTTCAATCGCGCACGCTACTCCCGAGACAACCTTGCAAGTAGAGGTGCGTACGTAATGCGCGAGTACGAGGGGGATTTCAAGGTTACCATCTTTGCTACGGGTTCTGAGGTGGATGTGGCACTGGGTGCAAGGGAAATTCTTCAAGACCATGGAATTGGCACCAGGGTGGTCTCCATGCCTTGCTGGCGCATATTCGACGAACAAAATGCAGAATATATTGCGGATTTGTTGGGAAATGGTAGCTTAAAAGTGGCTGTGGAAGCCGCATGTTCTCTGGGGTGGCATAAGTACCTGGGTGAGGGTGGTGTGTTTATAGGGCTTGACAGGTTTGGTGCATCGGGTAAGTGTGGGGATTTGTACAGGCATTTTGGGATAACAAAGGAAAACGTGGCTGATACAATCTTGGCTAGGTTGCGTTGA
- a CDS encoding monovalent cation/H+ antiporter complex subunit F: protein MLIFSIFVLIACMFAMLYKVITSGFIGDRMLAASAFNTYGVVLIAALGVLADAQEFFVDVSLVYACIGLVSAVGFAKFFASNRG, encoded by the coding sequence GTGCTTATTTTCTCGATTTTTGTATTGATTGCGTGTATGTTTGCGATGCTGTACAAAGTCATCACATCGGGGTTCATAGGCGATAGGATGCTCGCAGCTAGCGCGTTTAATACCTATGGTGTGGTGTTAATTGCAGCTTTGGGTGTTCTTGCGGACGCCCAGGAGTTCTTTGTTGATGTGTCTTTGGTGTATGCATGTATCGGGCTTGTGTCCGCCGTCGGGTTTGCCAAGTTTTTTGCGTCTAATCGGGGGTGA
- a CDS encoding monovalent cation/H(+) antiporter subunit G, with protein sequence MVPLLGMMTLGAGVFFMVIAAIGVLRLPDFRSRVHAVGVADSVGVALALCGLAIQCGLSVFTIKMLVLIVLLWITSTTACNAIVGSTILQCKSDDEDGG encoded by the coding sequence ATGGTGCCATTGCTGGGTATGATGACGCTAGGTGCCGGGGTGTTCTTTATGGTTATAGCTGCTATCGGGGTCCTGAGACTTCCAGATTTTCGTTCTCGGGTCCACGCTGTAGGGGTTGCAGATTCTGTGGGTGTGGCGCTTGCGTTGTGTGGGTTGGCAATTCAGTGCGGATTGTCCGTGTTTACAATCAAAATGCTCGTACTGATTGTACTATTGTGGATTACCTCCACAACTGCATGCAACGCCATTGTGGGCTCTACCATACTACAGTGCAAAAGTGATGATGAAGATGGTGGTTAG
- a CDS encoding DUF4040 domain-containing protein, whose product MHLDVSAAVNWALLPLLVVSAAAVALCEGVLADAVIMCTFSLTMAAAHLVMAAPDVAITEAAVGAGLSTALTLVVLSRLGYVGSDRVEYVWNNCSVVKILSAAFVALVMFVALVYAVLDLPEFGDAISPANIHITTYFEDTNRYVRIPNVVTAILASFRGYDTMCETLVVFTAAMCVSLLLDGVGKESIQGDGRKKYVR is encoded by the coding sequence ATGCACTTGGACGTGAGTGCGGCCGTAAACTGGGCGCTCCTACCTCTGTTGGTGGTGTCAGCAGCTGCGGTTGCGTTGTGCGAGGGCGTGCTGGCAGACGCCGTAATCATGTGCACTTTTAGTCTTACGATGGCGGCCGCTCATCTGGTAATGGCTGCGCCTGATGTTGCTATAACCGAAGCAGCAGTGGGTGCTGGGCTCAGTACTGCGCTAACCCTTGTTGTGCTTTCTCGTCTTGGATATGTGGGAAGCGACAGGGTTGAATACGTGTGGAACAACTGTAGCGTGGTTAAAATCTTGTCAGCTGCGTTTGTCGCGCTGGTGATGTTTGTGGCATTGGTGTACGCGGTTTTGGATTTGCCCGAGTTTGGGGATGCAATCTCTCCGGCAAATATTCACATAACTACTTATTTTGAGGATACGAACCGTTATGTGAGGATTCCTAACGTGGTTACCGCAATTCTGGCGAGTTTTCGTGGTTACGACACTATGTGTGAAACGTTGGTTGTATTCACGGCTGCTATGTGTGTATCGTTGCTTCTAGATGGGGTAGGTAAGGAAAGTATTCAAGGCGATGGTAGGAAGAAATATGTTAGGTGA
- a CDS encoding Na(+)/H(+) antiporter subunit B — protein MLGDNPALRYATTLMLPVMVLYGLYVQVHGDYSPGGGFQGGVIVASALVLSQMVFGEIPISGVVLTSFLRGMGATGLLLYLATGAASMFVGKSFLSYFFSIFDAVSEQKLGIFVVELGVGLVVCGSMVSIYFDFASREK, from the coding sequence ATGTTAGGTGATAATCCCGCGTTGCGCTATGCAACGACCCTAATGCTTCCGGTGATGGTACTGTATGGTCTGTATGTACAGGTGCATGGTGATTACAGCCCAGGAGGCGGGTTTCAGGGAGGAGTTATAGTAGCTTCTGCGCTGGTTTTATCTCAGATGGTGTTTGGGGAAATTCCTATTTCCGGGGTTGTGCTTACTTCTTTTCTCCGGGGGATGGGTGCCACTGGATTGCTGTTGTATTTAGCCACGGGTGCCGCATCCATGTTTGTCGGAAAAAGCTTTCTTTCCTATTTTTTTTCGATATTTGATGCTGTTTCCGAACAGAAGCTTGGTATCTTTGTTGTTGAGCTGGGTGTTGGTTTAGTGGTGTGTGGCTCCATGGTGAGCATTTATTTTGACTTTGCATCACGAGAAAAATAG
- a CDS encoding cation:proton antiporter subunit C — protein MFFFLLHVNHVVAALLMAVGLFTVVVTGNRVKKLMGLGIFQSSVLLFYISLGYVRGARVPILAVQGGETLYSNPLPSVLMLTAIVVGVATMAVGLAMVMRIEAKSTAS, from the coding sequence GTGTTCTTCTTTTTACTGCATGTGAATCATGTGGTGGCGGCCCTGTTGATGGCGGTTGGCCTGTTTACCGTGGTGGTGACTGGCAATCGCGTGAAGAAGCTAATGGGTTTGGGTATTTTTCAGTCTTCCGTGTTGCTGTTCTACATTTCTTTGGGATATGTAAGAGGTGCTAGGGTGCCCATACTTGCTGTGCAGGGGGGGGAGACGTTATACAGCAATCCACTGCCCAGTGTTTTGATGCTTACTGCCATAGTGGTGGGTGTAGCCACCATGGCGGTTGGGCTTGCTATGGTCATGAGGATAGAAGCGAAGTCTACCGCGTCTTGA
- a CDS encoding ribonuclease E/G: MSNDSSGKRILVDAAYVDEIRVAVLDGGKVVEFDQELKDRKQLRGNIYYAVVKRVEPSLQAVFIEYGISKHGFLPFSEISVEHYQLPAEEKEALLQDVYGDDQEHEELAGDDGVATPLPDECGVDACKPSLDDRSGKRDPASKAGRSRASLHKLYKIQDVIKVDQKLMVQIIKEERGSKCATFSTHVALAGRYCIFMPNAGSKSSGISRRIEDCDDRRNLKEVLNSIKLPKESGIIIRTAGSNKSQKEIEQDLSYLQSTWQEIRDNCENMEPPALLYVEANIVKRALRDFCDETTHEVVVAGSRAFSLVKEYAKSMFRNKLRVRMYKGSVPIFTHYRVDSQILELYSDKIFLPSGGYLVITPTEALVSIDVNSGKMTGEDSIEETAYKTNMEAVKEIARQVNLRGLSGLIVIDFIDMLRYRYCRAVESEVREAFKNDKAKVQFGYISAFGLMEISRQRVKQSILDTNTIQCAHCRGVGRVRSLESVAADILRSVRYFAHKNREKIISVSADHEVLTYLFNNKRKHIWAIEGEFKVIIRFGVSGNPGAAGFNIHAEKGYSTALSEELMGPPEASPEVAENKAESTEITGVQPNTQAVPAEVEKPGGMWVRKWLARVFASIH; encoded by the coding sequence GTGTCTAATGATAGCAGTGGGAAGAGAATATTGGTTGATGCCGCATATGTTGATGAGATAAGAGTTGCGGTACTTGATGGCGGTAAAGTAGTTGAGTTTGATCAGGAGTTAAAAGACAGGAAGCAACTGCGTGGCAACATATACTACGCGGTCGTAAAGCGTGTCGAGCCGTCCTTGCAGGCCGTGTTCATAGAATACGGAATAAGCAAGCACGGGTTTTTGCCTTTTTCTGAAATTTCGGTCGAGCACTACCAACTGCCTGCAGAGGAGAAAGAGGCTCTTCTACAGGACGTGTACGGTGATGACCAGGAGCATGAGGAGTTAGCTGGGGATGATGGGGTCGCTACGCCGCTGCCAGACGAGTGTGGAGTTGACGCTTGCAAACCCTCGTTGGATGATCGTTCGGGTAAGCGAGATCCGGCTTCCAAGGCTGGTAGGTCTAGGGCTTCGCTGCACAAACTATACAAAATTCAGGATGTGATCAAGGTGGACCAAAAGCTCATGGTTCAGATCATAAAAGAAGAGCGGGGGAGCAAGTGCGCGACTTTTTCTACCCACGTTGCGCTAGCGGGTCGGTATTGTATCTTTATGCCGAACGCAGGCAGCAAGAGTAGTGGGATATCACGGCGTATCGAGGATTGTGATGATCGGAGAAATCTGAAGGAAGTACTGAATTCCATTAAGCTACCAAAGGAATCTGGCATCATCATCAGAACCGCTGGTAGCAACAAAAGCCAAAAGGAGATAGAACAAGACTTGTCTTACTTGCAGTCCACATGGCAGGAGATACGCGATAACTGTGAGAACATGGAGCCTCCCGCGCTTCTATACGTGGAGGCTAATATAGTTAAGAGGGCACTCAGGGATTTTTGTGACGAGACAACCCATGAGGTGGTTGTTGCGGGTAGTAGGGCGTTCAGCCTCGTGAAAGAGTACGCGAAGTCAATGTTTAGGAACAAACTGCGTGTCCGGATGTATAAGGGCAGTGTACCAATTTTTACCCATTACAGGGTTGACTCGCAAATACTTGAGTTGTATAGCGACAAAATTTTTCTCCCATCTGGTGGGTATCTTGTTATTACTCCAACTGAAGCGTTGGTTTCCATAGATGTAAACTCGGGCAAAATGACCGGTGAAGACAGCATAGAAGAGACTGCGTACAAAACCAATATGGAAGCTGTTAAAGAAATTGCGCGGCAAGTGAATCTCCGTGGGCTGTCCGGCCTCATAGTTATTGACTTCATAGACATGCTAAGGTACAGGTACTGCAGGGCTGTTGAGTCTGAGGTTAGGGAGGCGTTTAAGAACGACAAGGCGAAGGTACAGTTTGGATACATAAGTGCCTTTGGTCTGATGGAAATCTCCAGACAGAGGGTAAAGCAGAGTATACTCGATACCAACACAATTCAGTGTGCCCATTGTAGGGGGGTTGGTAGGGTGAGATCGCTTGAATCCGTTGCTGCGGACATACTCAGAAGCGTGCGGTACTTTGCCCATAAAAATCGTGAGAAGATAATTTCGGTTTCGGCCGATCATGAAGTTTTGACCTACCTGTTTAATAACAAGCGTAAGCATATTTGGGCAATAGAGGGCGAGTTTAAGGTTATCATAAGGTTTGGTGTAAGCGGGAATCCAGGTGCCGCTGGTTTTAACATTCATGCCGAGAAGGGGTATAGCACGGCTCTAAGTGAGGAACTTATGGGGCCACCCGAGGCTTCTCCGGAAGTTGCGGAAAATAAGGCCGAAAGTACCGAAATTACAGGTGTGCAACCAAACACCCAAGCGGTGCCTGCTGAGGTTGAAAAACCCGGTGGAATGTGGGTTAGGAAATGGCTAGCTCGTGTATTTGCAAGTATACACTAG